A region from the Haemorhous mexicanus isolate bHaeMex1 chromosome 12, bHaeMex1.pri, whole genome shotgun sequence genome encodes:
- the LOC132333030 gene encoding telomere repeats-binding bouquet formation protein 1-like, giving the protein MKTDLNLLLECLKYQMDCPLSQKEALITIYSICQQNSEASEYFREIGGLMFINDLAKSSAHCIVKEAALFTLGIIIESNVYCQQTLCTSALFEDLILFLIKKDSGVNLKRMSVYVILVLVSNNKNGQTYVRDTGCISLLLQLFRTTLSTSEKNLPAENTDPCYQLWSSVCSTLCACVNNPQNEDNQNICCSVFPYAKEWLESCTEPDIVRPICSFLGLTIANNSYVQKYFVSIGGLDTLAKVLLELMHDSCLSHSSMKLAVVVTKTLDACIANNSAMGVVLAKYHTVSELLKLLSNETLSTGEKISIILTIGHCTEVCEENQRELLQNNGLPLMIQVLTESQDEELIKAATFVLQNCKQMTEQLSLNLYDNSLNVNNAEELDVQVRKRCLQDYWKKAKEILHRRNSIEKQDDEERVQGEIFVDESSVANSEALKSHEVKPVDPKYTEGTQKDVCCSQLTSKLNNRVLASSVTSAPQKNETVNTMDAASTRQTEQRNSPHSVTELQTDSVSQSHNINGKTACGKSRSGLQAGDQLFKQPAETVRNMKQTCTSGQHSFCSEKTERVKSISAVSSSHKMADLRCLGCTAGGLSLNSKTFTKMLQSCLHRCEHHRVILEAEERYRGELRRVAAGNNNRSATHQKMLLSSVKKDRLHKEIPTFRSKKDSFQSILLTPNRKDKSNTSKRDEHSRNTRWTSNYNLTPAYENSLQKSQDANQKRQRVKEMCSQKCQHLKENCPPSLDKDEGNEMCSLAMSMRPLNKRRVRKDFTTEEINCLLKGVQKMGNQWNLILCSYPFQKGRTSVDLSKKYYRLQVQMKKAHKGHQ; this is encoded by the exons ATGAAAACAGATCTGAACTTACTGCTTGAATGCCTTAAATATCAGATGGACTGCCCTCTGTCTCAGAAGGAGGCTTTGATCACTATCTATTCCATTTGCcaacaaaaca gtGAAGCGAGTGAATACTTTCGAGAAATTGGTGGTTTGATGTTTATAAATGACCTTGCCAAGTCGAGTGCTCATTGCATCGTAaaggaagcagctttatttacatTGGGGATTATTATAGAGAGTAAtg tgtaTTGTCAACAGACTTTGTGTACATCTGCATTGTTTGAAgacctcattttatttttaattaaaaaggatTCTGGTGTGAACTTGAAAAGAATGTCTGTTTATGTCATCTTAGTACTGGTGTCAAATAATA AAAATGGGCAAACCTATGTCAGAGACACAGGCtgcatcagcctgctgctgcagttatTCAG AACAACTCTCTCCACGTCTGAGAAGAATCTGCCAGCTGAAAACACTGATCCCTGCTATCAGCTCTGgtcctcagtgtgcagcactctctgtgcctgtgtcaacAACCCCCAGAACG aAGATAATCAGAACATTTGCTGTTCAGTTTTTCCCTATGCCAAAGAGTGGCTCGAGAGTTGCACAGAGCCTGACATAGTTCGTCCCATCTGTTCATTTCTTGGTCTCACAATTGCAAATAACT CATatgtgcagaaatattttgtttctattggAGGACTGGATACATTAGCCAAAGTTCTCCTTGAGCTTATGCATGATTCCTGTTTGAGTCACTCCAGCATGAAGCTTGCCGTGGTTGTAACAAAGACTCTGGATGCCTGTATTGCTAATAAct CTGCCATGGGTGTTGTCTTGGCAAAGTATCAcactgtgtcagagctgctgaagctgctgtccaatgagacactgagcacaggagaaaaaatcagtattattcTAACAATTGGACACTGTACTGAAGTTTGTG AAGAGAACCAGCGTGAGCTGCTTCAGAACAATGGGCTGCCACTCATGATTCAGGTATTGACAGAATCTCAGGACGAGGAACTCATCAAAGCTGCTACTTTTGTGCTGCAGAACTGCAAACAAATGA CTGAACAGTTGTCTCTGAATTTATATGATAACTCTTTAAATGTGAACAATGCAGAAGAATTGGATGTGCAAGTCAGAAAAAGATGTTTGCAAGACtactggaagaaagcaaaagaaattttacacAGAAGAAACTCCATTGAAAAACAGGATGATGAG GAAAGAGTgcaaggagaaatatttgtagATGAATCTTCAGTAGCCAATTCTGAAGCATTAAAATCCCATGAAGTGAAACCTGTTGATCCAAAGTACACAGAAGGAACACAGAAAGATGTCTGTTGTTCACAGTTGACGTCAAAGTTGAATAATCGGGTTCTTGCTTCATCTGTAACTTCTGCTccacaaaaaaatgaaacagtgaACACTATGGATGCAGCTTCTACCAGACAAACTGAACAGAGGAACAGTCCACATTCAGTTACTGAGCTGCAAACAGACAGTGTATCTCAAAGTCACAATATAAATGGGAAAACTGCTTGTGGAAAAAGTCGGTCTGGTCTTCAGGCAGG TGACCAGTTATTTAAACAACCAGCAGAGACTGTTAGAAATATGAAACAGACATGCACATCAG GTCAACATTCATTCTGCTCAGAGAAAACTGAGAGAGTCAAAAGTATTTCAGCTGTATCTTCATCCCATAAAATGGCAGATTTAAGGTGTTTAG GTTGTACAGCAGGAGGACTGTCCTTGAACAGCAAAACCTTCACCAAGATGTTGCAGAGTTGCCTGCATAGGTGTGAGCACCACAGAGTCATCCTGGAGGCTGAAGAAAGATACCGAGGAGAGCTCCGCAGAGTGGCTGCTGGTAACAACAACAGATCTGCAACTCACCAGA AAATGCTGCTGTCCTCAGTGAAGAAAGACAGGCTGCACAAAGAAATACCAACTTTTAGGAGCAAGAAGGATAGTTTCCAAA gcaTTCTTTTGACTCCAAATAGAAAAGACAAATCTAATACTTCAAAGAGAGATGAACATAGTAGAAATACTAGGTGGACTAGCAACTATAACTTGACACCTGCTTATGAAAACT CTTTACAAAAATCCCAAGATGCTAACCAGAAAAGACAGAGAGTCAAAGAGATGTGCAGCCAGAAATGtcagcatttaaaagaaaattgccCACCTTCACTTGACAAAGATGAG GGCAATGAAATGTGTTCCCTGGCCATGAGCATGAGACCTTTGAACAAGAGAAGGGTCCGAAAAGATTTCACAACTGAAGAAATCAACTGCCTTTTGAAAGGTGTCCAAAAAATGGGCAACCAGTGGAATTTGATTTTGTGTTCTTACCCTTTCCAGAAAGGACGGACAAGCGTTGACCTTTCCAAGAAGTATTACAGGTTACAGGTGCAG ATGAAAAAAGCCCACAAAGGACATCAATAA